Proteins encoded together in one Bradyrhizobium sp. CB82 window:
- the folK gene encoding 2-amino-4-hydroxy-6-hydroxymethyldihydropteridine diphosphokinase: MESERQIRSASAVIALGGNVGDVRATFRDAISDICGASQAKLLARSSDYSTPPWGDEDQAPFINACIEIETSLDPQELLSVLQKVEQKFGRTRTKERRWGPRTLDLDLIAYDDVSLQTPELTLPHPRLFERAFVLVPLAEIAPNRMIGGIRVRDGRASVSTQGIERLPDTG; this comes from the coding sequence ATGGAGAGCGAACGTCAAATCCGGTCCGCTAGCGCCGTCATTGCGCTGGGCGGCAATGTCGGCGACGTCCGCGCGACGTTCAGAGATGCAATCTCGGACATCTGCGGCGCGTCCCAGGCGAAGCTGCTCGCGCGCTCGTCCGACTATTCCACCCCACCCTGGGGAGACGAGGACCAAGCCCCCTTCATCAACGCCTGCATCGAAATCGAAACCAGCCTCGATCCCCAGGAGCTGCTATCCGTGCTGCAAAAGGTCGAGCAAAAATTCGGCCGCACGCGGACCAAGGAACGGCGCTGGGGGCCGCGCACGCTCGATCTCGACCTGATCGCCTATGACGATGTCTCCTTGCAGACGCCGGAACTGACGCTGCCGCATCCGCGCCTGTTCGAGCGCGCCTTCGTGCTGGTGCCGCTCGCCGAAATCGCCCCCAACCGCATGATCGGCGGGATCCGCGTGCGCGACGGCCGCGCCAGCGTCTCAACACAAGGAATCGAGCGGCTTCCGGATACCGGTTAA
- a CDS encoding SPW repeat protein — protein MENWTNAKLCDVANLILGAVLFVSPWIFGFGAGTVSTNAYITGIVIAILAIAALARFAVWEEWLNLVVGLWALVSPWVLGFQGTTTAVTVHVIIGAVVAILAAIELWMLNQIPPRLTTGR, from the coding sequence ATGGAGAACTGGACGAACGCAAAACTGTGCGACGTCGCAAACCTGATCCTTGGCGCGGTTCTGTTCGTTTCGCCCTGGATCTTCGGCTTCGGGGCCGGAACGGTCTCCACCAATGCCTACATCACCGGCATCGTCATCGCGATCCTTGCAATCGCGGCGCTGGCGCGCTTCGCGGTGTGGGAGGAGTGGCTGAACCTAGTCGTCGGCTTGTGGGCGTTAGTTTCGCCCTGGGTCTTGGGCTTCCAGGGAACAACCACCGCTGTGACGGTGCATGTGATCATCGGTGCGGTTGTCGCGATCCTGGCAGCGATCGAGCTCTGGATGCTAAACCAGATCCCGCCGCGGCTGACCACCGGCCGCTGA
- a CDS encoding pyroglutamyl-peptidase I produces the protein MSGKLRVLLTGFGPFPGAPHNPTQPLVARLSKLRRPAFDGVELETHIFPVTYAAVDRQLPEVLAKVRPDALLMFGLAARTSYLRIETRARNAVTMLWPDAANSRSRKGAIAANADAMMFGPHTARLLRAARLTGIDARASRDAGAYLCNYLSWRAIESVNAGGPKLAAFIHIPLLARSGASRRKGAPRITLEELVDAGEAMLMEMVRSARHERAA, from the coding sequence ATGAGCGGCAAGCTTCGCGTCCTCCTCACCGGATTCGGCCCGTTCCCCGGCGCGCCCCATAATCCGACGCAGCCGCTGGTCGCGCGGCTGTCGAAGCTGCGCCGTCCGGCATTCGACGGCGTCGAGCTTGAGACTCACATCTTCCCGGTGACCTATGCCGCGGTCGACCGACAATTGCCCGAGGTGCTCGCAAAGGTGAGGCCCGATGCGCTTCTGATGTTTGGCCTCGCCGCACGCACCTCGTACCTGCGCATCGAGACCCGCGCGCGCAACGCCGTCACCATGCTCTGGCCCGATGCCGCCAACAGCCGTTCCCGCAAAGGCGCGATCGCAGCGAACGCGGACGCGATGATGTTCGGCCCGCACACTGCAAGGCTCCTGCGGGCTGCGCGACTGACCGGGATCGACGCGCGGGCCTCGCGCGATGCCGGCGCATATCTCTGCAACTATCTGAGCTGGCGCGCGATCGAAAGCGTGAACGCCGGCGGGCCGAAGCTTGCGGCGTTCATCCACATCCCGCTGCTGGCACGCAGTGGCGCGTCGCGGCGCAAGGGAGCGCCACGCATCACGCTGGAGGAACTGGTCGATGCCGGCGAAGCGATGCTGATGGAAATGGTCCGATCGGCGCGGCACGAAAGAGCTGCGTAG
- a CDS encoding GFA family protein, producing MTETTKPVLTGGCQCGAVRFAVTTAPNKVSICHCRMCQKASGAPFASFADINRTDFAWTKGQPSFFRSSTIAERGYCPACGTPLSFGRIDGERIEIMTGAFDRPDRVVPTRQYGTESRLGWVVGISNLPSQTTQQNYGPEKMATIVSYQHPDHD from the coding sequence ATGACCGAGACGACCAAACCCGTTCTCACCGGCGGCTGCCAATGCGGCGCGGTACGCTTCGCGGTGACGACAGCACCAAACAAGGTTTCGATCTGCCACTGCCGGATGTGCCAGAAGGCAAGCGGCGCGCCGTTCGCCTCCTTTGCCGATATCAACAGGACAGATTTCGCCTGGACCAAGGGACAGCCGTCGTTCTTCCGCTCATCTACTATCGCCGAGCGGGGCTACTGCCCGGCCTGCGGCACACCGCTGAGTTTCGGCCGCATCGACGGCGAGCGGATCGAGATCATGACCGGCGCGTTCGACCGCCCCGACCGGGTGGTGCCGACGCGGCAATATGGCACGGAGTCGCGGCTCGGCTGGGTGGTCGGAATCTCCAATCTGCCGAGCCAGACCACGCAGCAGAATTACGGGCCGGAGAAGATGGCGACCATCGTGAGCTATCAGCATCCGGATCATGATTGA
- the scpA gene encoding methylmalonyl-CoA mutase, which translates to MTRIPNFASVAFELVRPAAPGGHSEPWLTPEGIPVKSAYGEADLAGVDFLETYPGIAPYLRGPYPTMYVNHPWTVRQYAGFSTAEDSNAFYRRNLAAGQKGLSVAFDLATHRGYDSDHPRVGGDVGMAGVAIDSIYDMRTLFAGIPLDRMSVSMTMNGAVLPILALFVVAAEEQGVPPEKLSGTIQNDILKEFMVRNTYIYPPSPSMRIISDIFAYTSSRMPKFNSISISGYHMQEAGATQDLELAYTLADGVEYLRAGLTAGLDVDRFAPRLSFFWAIGMNFFMEVAKMRAARLLWAKLLKPFNPKDPRSLSLRTHCQTSGWSLTAQDVFNNVMRTTVEAMAATQGHTQSLHTNALDEALALPTDFSARIARNTQLFLQQESGTTRIIDPWGGSYYVERLTRDLAAKAWGHIQEVEELGGMAKAIEAGVPKLRIEEASAKTQARIDAGKQAVIGVNKYKPSDEVPIEILKVDNTNVRRLQIDKLTRLRSERNQKDVEAALAALTRSAGEGNGNLLALAIDAARAKATVGEISDAMEKVFGRHRAEIKSITGVYKREASAMGSQVEKVQALIDAFEEAEGRRPRILVAKIGQDGHDRGQKVIASAFADIGFDVDIGPLFATADEAARQAVENDVHILGVSSLAAAHLTAVPELKAALKKHGREDIMIIVGGVVPPQDYDALHAAGAEAIFPPGTVIADAAEELIHKLNARLGHSEAAE; encoded by the coding sequence ATGACCCGCATTCCTAATTTCGCCAGCGTCGCCTTTGAACTGGTCAGACCGGCTGCGCCGGGAGGTCACAGCGAGCCATGGCTGACGCCCGAAGGCATCCCGGTGAAAAGCGCCTATGGCGAGGCCGATCTTGCCGGCGTCGATTTCCTCGAGACGTATCCGGGCATCGCGCCATATCTCCGCGGCCCCTACCCGACCATGTATGTGAACCACCCTTGGACGGTCCGGCAGTATGCCGGCTTCTCAACGGCGGAGGATTCCAACGCGTTCTATCGTCGCAACCTCGCCGCGGGACAGAAGGGCCTCTCGGTCGCCTTCGATCTCGCGACCCATCGCGGCTATGACAGCGACCATCCGCGCGTCGGCGGCGACGTCGGGATGGCCGGTGTCGCCATCGATTCCATCTACGACATGCGCACGCTGTTTGCCGGCATCCCGCTCGACCGGATGAGCGTGTCCATGACCATGAACGGCGCGGTGCTGCCGATCCTCGCACTATTCGTGGTGGCGGCGGAAGAACAGGGCGTGCCGCCGGAAAAACTCTCGGGCACCATTCAGAACGACATTCTGAAAGAGTTCATGGTGCGCAACACCTACATCTATCCGCCGAGCCCATCGATGCGGATCATCTCAGACATCTTCGCCTACACCTCCTCGAGGATGCCGAAGTTCAATTCGATTTCGATCTCCGGCTATCACATGCAGGAGGCGGGCGCGACGCAGGATCTCGAGCTCGCCTACACGCTCGCCGACGGCGTCGAATATCTGCGTGCCGGGTTGACTGCCGGCCTCGACGTCGACCGTTTCGCGCCGCGCCTGTCGTTCTTCTGGGCGATCGGCATGAACTTCTTCATGGAAGTCGCCAAGATGCGCGCCGCGCGCCTGCTGTGGGCGAAGCTGCTCAAGCCATTCAATCCGAAGGATCCGCGCTCGCTCTCGCTGCGTACGCATTGCCAGACCTCCGGCTGGTCGCTGACCGCGCAGGACGTTTTCAACAACGTGATGCGCACGACGGTGGAGGCGATGGCCGCGACGCAAGGCCACACTCAGTCGCTGCACACCAATGCCCTCGACGAAGCGCTCGCGCTGCCGACCGACTTTTCCGCGCGCATCGCTCGCAACACGCAGCTCTTCCTGCAACAGGAAAGCGGCACCACCAGGATCATCGATCCCTGGGGCGGCTCCTATTATGTCGAACGGCTGACGCGCGATCTCGCGGCCAAGGCCTGGGGCCATATCCAGGAGGTCGAGGAACTTGGCGGCATGGCCAAGGCCATCGAAGCCGGCGTGCCGAAACTGCGCATCGAGGAGGCCTCAGCCAAGACACAGGCGCGGATCGATGCGGGCAAGCAGGCGGTGATCGGCGTCAACAAGTACAAGCCGTCGGATGAAGTGCCGATCGAGATCCTCAAAGTGGACAACACCAATGTCCGGCGCTTGCAGATCGACAAGCTGACGCGGCTCAGATCCGAGCGCAACCAGAAGGACGTCGAAGCCGCGCTCGCCGCGTTGACGCGCTCGGCCGGCGAAGGCAACGGCAATCTGCTCGCACTCGCGATCGACGCGGCGCGCGCGAAAGCAACGGTCGGCGAAATTTCCGACGCGATGGAAAAGGTGTTCGGTCGCCACCGCGCCGAGATCAAGTCGATCACCGGCGTCTACAAGCGGGAGGCGTCCGCCATGGGCAGTCAGGTCGAAAAGGTGCAGGCGCTGATCGACGCCTTCGAGGAGGCGGAAGGCCGCCGTCCGCGCATTCTCGTCGCCAAGATCGGCCAGGATGGCCACGATCGCGGGCAGAAGGTGATCGCGTCGGCCTTTGCCGATATCGGCTTCGACGTCGACATCGGGCCGCTGTTTGCCACCGCCGATGAAGCCGCGCGCCAGGCGGTCGAGAACGACGTGCACATCCTCGGCGTCTCCTCACTGGCCGCCGCCCACCTTACCGCGGTGCCAGAATTGAAGGCAGCGCTGAAAAAGCACGGCCGTGAGGACATCATGATCATCGTCGGCGGCGTGGTCCCGCCGCAGGATTACGATGCACTCCATGCAGCAGGTGCGGAAGCGATCTTCCCGCCCGGCACGGTGATCGCGGACGCCGCCGAGGAGTTGATCCACAAGCTCAACGCCCGGCTCGGCCATAGCGAGGCGGCGGAGTAG
- a CDS encoding TIGR03809 family protein, whose product MARGRDIAERWCALAEQRLEHLTEMFETGRWRRYHSEVAFLENIQEAKRAVQTWRALADGADVPAMSPVGAVALGWSPAALSREKVRHEHVQTVQPKSVHIVPETVVPVSFASMPERLAEITATPIAPEPPPATPENVVEFTFSLDGIEAKYPLLRNAF is encoded by the coding sequence GTGGCTCGCGGCCGCGACATCGCGGAGCGCTGGTGCGCACTCGCCGAGCAGCGGCTCGAACATCTCACCGAAATGTTCGAGACCGGACGCTGGCGCCGCTATCACTCCGAAGTCGCCTTTCTCGAGAATATCCAGGAAGCCAAGCGCGCCGTGCAGACCTGGCGGGCGCTCGCCGACGGTGCCGACGTGCCGGCGATGAGCCCGGTCGGGGCTGTCGCATTGGGCTGGTCGCCGGCAGCCTTGTCACGCGAAAAGGTACGGCACGAGCACGTCCAGACCGTGCAGCCGAAGTCCGTGCACATCGTGCCGGAGACGGTCGTGCCGGTCAGCTTCGCCAGCATGCCCGAACGGCTCGCCGAGATCACCGCAACCCCGATCGCCCCCGAGCCGCCGCCTGCAACCCCTGAAAACGTTGTTGAATTCACCTTCAGCCTCGACGGCATCGAAGCGAAATATCCGCTGCTGCGGAATGCGTTCTAG
- a CDS encoding RsiV family protein: MAIDTTYPRAHSNTGSALRALAILTTLVMASPSFATDPKPDAIIKNRTIEARVLLDDQIKADPALAADCLAEGKKWLEKNAADAAASRKQDPQFFQNGGWDFERKYTIRSVVADRYVSLIRADYMDTHGAHPNSDVDTILWDKVQAKRISIRPFFTETADNGATMKAMQKSVIASLRIEKKKRDAGETATNEWFKGIEPNLLKIGAVTLAPSTEAGKSSGLTFHYPPYAVGPYAEGEYVAFVSWETLKPYLTPEGTRIFGGARPKGDEDDGQ, translated from the coding sequence ATGGCCATTGACACGACATATCCCCGAGCCCATTCGAACACGGGATCAGCCTTGCGTGCTCTCGCAATTCTCACGACGCTCGTCATGGCCTCGCCGTCCTTCGCTACCGATCCCAAGCCCGATGCAATCATCAAGAACAGGACCATCGAAGCCCGCGTGCTGCTCGACGACCAGATCAAGGCCGATCCCGCGCTCGCGGCCGATTGCCTGGCCGAGGGCAAGAAGTGGCTCGAGAAGAATGCGGCTGATGCCGCCGCCTCGCGCAAGCAGGATCCGCAGTTTTTCCAGAACGGCGGCTGGGATTTCGAGCGCAAATACACGATACGCTCGGTGGTCGCCGACCGCTATGTCAGCTTGATCCGCGCCGACTACATGGATACCCACGGCGCGCATCCGAATTCCGACGTCGACACCATCCTGTGGGACAAGGTGCAAGCCAAGCGCATATCGATCCGCCCGTTCTTCACCGAGACCGCCGACAACGGAGCGACGATGAAGGCGATGCAGAAGTCCGTGATCGCCTCGCTGCGAATCGAGAAGAAAAAGCGCGATGCGGGCGAGACGGCAACCAACGAGTGGTTTAAGGGCATCGAGCCGAACCTGCTCAAGATCGGCGCCGTGACGCTCGCGCCTTCGACCGAGGCGGGCAAGAGCTCCGGTCTCACCTTTCACTATCCGCCTTATGCGGTCGGCCCCTACGCCGAGGGCGAATATGTCGCCTTTGTGTCGTGGGAAACGCTGAAACCGTATTTGACGCCGGAGGGCACGCGGATTTTCGGCGGCGCGCGCCCAAAGGGCGACGAAGACGACGGGCAATGA
- the meaB gene encoding methylmalonyl Co-A mutase-associated GTPase MeaB, giving the protein MIQKKASHDVKALARDVRSGSRAALARAITLVESRRSDHQAAARELVQSLLPDTGKAVRVGITGSPGVGKSTTIDTLGTYLITQGQRIAVLAVDPSSARSGGSILGDKTRMARLAASDHAYIRPSPSSGTLGGVAAKTREAMLLCEAAGFDVVLVETVGIGQSETAVCDMTDFFLALMLPGGGDELQGIKKGLVELADMIAINKADGDNIKRANMTAADYRGALHILAPRSEHWHPPVVTYSALSGNGIAELWKKILDHRKAMSASGDFAARRREQQVKWMWSMLEQRMLSRLRTEASVRARVKKIEAEVADGRVTPALAAEHIMELLQ; this is encoded by the coding sequence ATGATTCAGAAGAAGGCTTCGCACGACGTCAAAGCCCTCGCCCGGGACGTCCGTTCCGGCAGCCGCGCCGCGCTCGCCCGCGCCATCACGCTGGTGGAGAGTCGGCGCAGCGACCATCAGGCGGCCGCGCGCGAGCTCGTGCAATCGCTTCTGCCGGACACCGGCAAGGCGGTCCGCGTCGGCATCACCGGCTCGCCCGGCGTCGGCAAATCCACCACCATCGACACGCTCGGCACCTATCTCATTACGCAAGGCCAGAGGATCGCAGTGCTCGCAGTCGATCCGTCCTCGGCGCGCAGCGGCGGCTCGATCCTCGGCGACAAGACCCGGATGGCGCGGCTCGCGGCATCCGATCACGCCTACATTCGCCCGTCGCCGTCATCGGGCACGCTTGGCGGCGTCGCCGCCAAGACTCGCGAGGCGATGCTGCTCTGCGAGGCGGCCGGCTTCGACGTTGTGCTGGTCGAGACCGTCGGCATCGGCCAGTCCGAGACTGCGGTCTGCGACATGACCGATTTCTTCCTCGCGTTGATGCTGCCGGGCGGTGGCGACGAATTGCAAGGCATCAAGAAGGGCCTGGTCGAGCTCGCCGACATGATCGCGATCAACAAGGCCGATGGCGACAATATCAAGCGCGCCAACATGACGGCCGCGGACTATCGCGGCGCGCTTCACATTTTGGCGCCCCGCTCCGAACACTGGCATCCACCGGTCGTGACCTATTCGGCGCTGAGCGGCAACGGCATTGCCGAGCTCTGGAAAAAGATCCTCGATCATCGCAAGGCGATGAGCGCATCGGGCGATTTCGCGGCACGGCGGCGCGAGCAGCAGGTGAAATGGATGTGGTCGATGCTTGAGCAGCGCATGCTGTCGCGGCTGCGCACCGAGGCCTCCGTCCGCGCCAGGGTGAAGAAGATCGAGGCCGAGGTGGCCGATGGTCGCGTCACGCCGGCGCTCGCCGCCGAGCACATCATGGAGCTCCTGCAATGA
- a CDS encoding phosphatase PAP2 family protein: MIMMMLVLPLAGRYRRGAEAIYAYVFALAATTCISALVPAIGAYQALGSHADYPHFEPQGYYDTLRDASLVRAGLHHKVHLTQLVGVLTFPSFHTAAAILYMWAFWPLRWFSLVVIPWNMVMIVATVLGRGHYLSDIIAGAAVAASAIAITARIGAACSPVRRDMPTGALSHRDIA, from the coding sequence ATGATCATGATGATGCTCGTTCTTCCGCTGGCCGGCCGCTACCGGCGCGGTGCCGAGGCGATATACGCCTACGTCTTCGCCCTGGCGGCAACGACCTGCATTTCGGCGTTGGTGCCGGCCATCGGCGCGTATCAGGCGTTGGGCTCGCACGCCGATTATCCTCACTTCGAACCGCAGGGCTACTACGACACCCTGCGCGACGCATCGCTCGTACGCGCCGGCCTGCATCACAAAGTGCATCTGACGCAACTCGTGGGCGTGCTCACCTTTCCGAGCTTCCACACCGCAGCCGCGATCCTCTATATGTGGGCGTTCTGGCCCTTGCGCTGGTTCAGCCTCGTCGTCATCCCATGGAACATGGTGATGATCGTGGCGACCGTGCTGGGCAGAGGACACTATCTGTCCGACATCATCGCCGGTGCCGCGGTGGCGGCCTCGGCGATAGCAATCACGGCGAGGATCGGTGCGGCCTGCTCGCCCGTCCGGCGCGACATGCCCACGGGCGCGTTGTCCCATCGCGACATCGCTTGA
- a CDS encoding TIGR03808 family TAT-translocated repetitive protein, with translation MDLNRRRLIGASTVGVAGALAMPVDAARAAPLTSLLGRDATQYGVRPGSSEDQTRALQRAIDDAARAQMPLALPPGIYRTGLLRLQNGSQLVGVRGATKFVFTGGPSMILCEGAGSIGLTGITFDGGGIALPTRRGLVHCLGGRDVRILDCDIRGSGGSGIWLEHIAGDISGNIFTNIAVTAVVSFDAKGLIVSRNTILGTNDNGIEILRAAVGDDGTLVADNHIEDVKAGPGGSGQYGNAVNAFRAANVIVRGNRIRNCDYSAVRGNSASNIQITGNSVSDVREVALYSEFSFEAAVIANNTVDGAAVGVSVCNFNEGGRIAVVQGNIIRNLIPKRPIGTAPDDDAGVGIYVEADTSVTGNVIENAPSYGIVAGWGKYLRDVAISGNVIRKALAGVGVSVVPGAGTALVNNNIISESPLGAVVGLDHARTVTMDLAADGAQRFAQVVVGGNAVRR, from the coding sequence ATGGACCTCAATCGCCGTCGTCTCATTGGAGCTTCCACCGTTGGCGTTGCCGGCGCGCTGGCCATGCCTGTCGATGCCGCGCGCGCAGCACCCTTGACGTCCCTGCTGGGACGCGACGCCACGCAGTATGGCGTGCGACCCGGCAGCAGCGAGGACCAGACGCGTGCGCTCCAGCGCGCCATCGACGACGCCGCGCGCGCGCAAATGCCGCTGGCACTCCCGCCGGGCATCTACCGCACCGGGCTGTTGCGGCTGCAAAACGGCTCGCAACTCGTGGGCGTGCGCGGTGCCACGAAATTTGTCTTCACCGGTGGTCCTTCGATGATCCTCTGCGAAGGCGCCGGCTCGATCGGCCTCACCGGCATCACCTTCGACGGCGGCGGAATTGCGCTGCCGACGCGTCGAGGGCTCGTCCACTGTCTCGGCGGCCGCGACGTCCGCATTCTCGATTGCGACATCAGGGGTTCTGGCGGTAGCGGCATCTGGCTCGAGCATATCGCCGGAGACATCTCGGGCAATATCTTCACCAACATCGCCGTGACGGCTGTGGTCTCGTTCGATGCCAAGGGACTCATCGTCTCGCGCAACACGATTCTCGGCACCAACGACAACGGCATCGAGATTTTACGCGCCGCCGTCGGCGACGACGGCACGCTGGTCGCCGACAACCACATCGAGGACGTCAAGGCCGGCCCCGGCGGCTCCGGACAATACGGCAACGCCGTCAACGCCTTCCGCGCCGCCAACGTCATCGTCCGCGGCAACCGTATCAGGAATTGCGATTACTCGGCAGTGCGCGGCAATTCGGCTTCCAACATCCAGATCACCGGCAACAGCGTCAGCGACGTGCGCGAGGTCGCGCTTTACTCGGAGTTCTCGTTCGAGGCCGCGGTGATCGCCAACAACACGGTGGATGGCGCCGCCGTCGGCGTCTCCGTCTGCAATTTCAACGAAGGCGGCCGCATCGCGGTGGTCCAGGGCAACATCATCCGCAACCTGATCCCGAAACGGCCGATCGGCACCGCACCCGACGACGATGCCGGCGTCGGCATCTATGTCGAGGCTGACACCTCCGTCACCGGCAACGTGATCGAGAATGCGCCGTCCTACGGCATCGTCGCCGGCTGGGGCAAATATCTGCGCGACGTCGCGATCTCGGGCAACGTGATCCGCAAGGCCCTCGCCGGTGTCGGCGTGTCCGTGGTGCCGGGCGCCGGCACTGCGCTGGTCAACAACAACATCATATCCGAGAGCCCGCTAGGCGCCGTCGTCGGCCTCGACCACGCGCGAACGGTCACGATGGATCTGGCGGCGGACGGTGCGCAGCGCTTTGCGCAAGTGGTGGTGGGCGGGAATGCGGTGAGGCGGTGA
- a CDS encoding methylmalonyl-CoA mutase family protein codes for MTAVTDDLLLAADFPKASYEDWRKLVDGVLKGAPFEKLVGKTYDGLKIDPLYPRAKDVAAVVGRPAAAPWQIMQRIDHPDAAQANAQALNDLENGATGLALVFAGGNGSHGFGLEPTADAVAKVLRDIHLDAGIGIELQIGPQSRMAAIHVAEYVKSNGIDPAACDIRFGLDPLAACAVWGHSPYAWEEIVPAVTGGIKGLAALGFKGPFASTDGRVIHDAGGSEVQELAFVLACGVAYLRAIEGAGVALEQAQGMVYARLAADADQFLTMAKVRALRLLWARVEQACGLTPKPLFIAADTAWRMLTQRDPYVNMLRATMATFAAGLAGANAITVLPHTLALGLPDPFARRVARNTQLVLLEESNLAKVSDPAAGAGGIETLTTQLCEAAWALFQQTEKAGGAFAALQQGLIQGKVAATRKVREANIAKRRDVITGASEFPNLQESDVAVLPATPVALAPYGEQKFKFAPLVPIRIAEPFEALRDQSDMTLKARGARPKVFLANLGTAADFTARATFAKSFFEAGGILAVDSEGSTDPAQLSAAFKASGAKLACLCSSDKVYVAHAGASAKALQIAGAKHIYLAGRPDENESALRAAGVSGFIFAGADALTTLQDAYRRMEQA; via the coding sequence ATGACCGCCGTGACTGACGATCTGCTGCTGGCCGCGGACTTTCCCAAGGCGAGTTACGAGGATTGGCGCAAGCTGGTCGATGGCGTGCTGAAGGGTGCGCCGTTCGAAAAGCTCGTCGGCAAGACCTACGACGGGTTGAAGATCGATCCACTCTATCCGCGTGCCAAGGATGTCGCAGCCGTGGTGGGGCGGCCGGCGGCTGCGCCCTGGCAGATCATGCAGCGGATCGACCATCCCGATGCGGCGCAGGCGAACGCGCAGGCGCTTAACGATCTGGAAAATGGCGCGACGGGCTTGGCGCTGGTGTTTGCCGGCGGCAATGGCAGCCATGGCTTTGGCCTGGAACCGACGGCGGATGCGGTCGCGAAGGTCCTGAGGGATATTCACCTCGATGCCGGCATCGGCATCGAGCTTCAGATCGGCCCGCAATCGCGGATGGCTGCGATCCACGTTGCGGAATACGTGAAGAGCAACGGCATAGACCCTGCGGCCTGCGACATCCGCTTCGGCCTCGATCCGCTCGCGGCGTGTGCGGTCTGGGGGCATAGCCCCTACGCCTGGGAGGAGATCGTTCCAGCGGTGACCGGCGGGATCAAGGGCCTCGCAGCGCTCGGCTTCAAAGGACCGTTCGCATCCACCGACGGACGTGTGATCCATGACGCCGGCGGATCGGAGGTGCAGGAGCTCGCCTTCGTGCTCGCCTGCGGCGTTGCTTATTTGCGCGCAATCGAAGGCGCCGGCGTTGCCTTGGAGCAGGCACAGGGCATGGTCTATGCACGGCTTGCCGCGGATGCCGACCAGTTCCTGACCATGGCAAAGGTCCGCGCGCTTCGGCTATTGTGGGCGCGCGTCGAGCAGGCCTGCGGCTTGACGCCGAAGCCGCTGTTCATCGCGGCCGACACCGCCTGGCGCATGCTGACGCAGCGCGACCCCTACGTGAACATGCTGCGCGCGACCATGGCAACGTTCGCCGCAGGCCTTGCCGGTGCCAATGCCATCACTGTGCTGCCGCACACGCTGGCGCTGGGGCTGCCCGACCCATTCGCGCGGCGCGTGGCGCGCAACACGCAACTCGTGCTGCTCGAGGAAAGCAACCTCGCAAAGGTCTCCGATCCTGCCGCGGGCGCAGGCGGCATCGAGACGCTCACGACGCAGCTTTGCGAGGCGGCCTGGGCCCTGTTCCAGCAAACCGAGAAAGCCGGCGGCGCCTTTGCCGCGCTTCAGCAGGGCCTGATCCAGGGCAAGGTCGCCGCAACGCGCAAGGTGCGCGAGGCCAACATCGCCAAGCGCCGCGACGTGATAACCGGCGCCAGCGAGTTTCCGAACCTGCAGGAGAGCGACGTGGCCGTGCTGCCCGCGACGCCGGTCGCGCTTGCGCCTTACGGCGAGCAAAAGTTCAAATTCGCCCCGCTTGTGCCGATCCGCATTGCGGAACCTTTCGAGGCGCTGCGCGATCAATCCGACATGACGCTGAAGGCAAGAGGCGCGCGGCCAAAGGTGTTTCTGGCCAATCTCGGCACGGCCGCCGATTTCACCGCGCGCGCAACCTTTGCAAAGAGTTTTTTTGAAGCCGGAGGCATTCTGGCCGTCGATAGCGAGGGCTCTACCGATCCGGCACAGCTTTCCGCCGCCTTCAAAGCGTCAGGCGCGAAGCTCGCCTGCCTTTGTTCCAGCGACAAGGTCTACGTGGCCCACGCGGGAGCCTCGGCCAAGGCCCTGCAAATCGCGGGCGCGAAGCATATCTATCTGGCAGGCCGGCCAGACGAGAACGAGTCCGCGTTGCGCGCAGCGGGCGTGAGCGGGTTCATATTTGCAGGTGCTGATGCGCTGACCACGCTGCAAGACGCCTATCGACGGATGGAGCAGGCATGA